One Williamsia phyllosphaerae DNA segment encodes these proteins:
- a CDS encoding nuclear transport factor 2 family protein, with translation MHAFRQAVEARDHAAIERLLADDVVFTSPVAFKPYPGKAITAAILRAVMRVFEDFTYVREIDDAGGTDHALLFTATVDGKSVNGCDFLHVDADGLIDDFMVMVRPLSAANALSEAMGAQFDQIRLEAADPSVRVF, from the coding sequence TTGCATGCCTTCCGCCAGGCCGTCGAGGCCCGAGACCACGCCGCCATCGAGCGACTCCTCGCCGACGACGTCGTGTTCACCAGTCCGGTGGCGTTCAAGCCCTACCCCGGCAAGGCGATCACCGCCGCCATCCTGCGTGCGGTGATGCGGGTGTTCGAGGACTTCACCTACGTCCGCGAGATCGACGACGCCGGCGGTACCGACCATGCGCTGCTGTTCACCGCCACCGTGGACGGGAAATCGGTCAACGGGTGCGACTTCCTCCACGTGGACGCCGACGGACTCATCGACGACTTCATGGTGATGGTCCGGCCGCTGTCGGCGGCCAACGCACTCTCCGAGGCCATGGGTGCGCAGTTCGATCAGATCCGGCTTGAAGCGGCCGACCCGTCCGTGCGAGTATTTTGA
- a CDS encoding aldehyde dehydrogenase (NADP(+)): MTATVDRIGALTGQMIIAGELVTGTGDIVRGIDPATDETLEPGYAHGDTDDVRTATAAAAAAFGPYRGTSSAARADFLETIATNIEGLGETLISRACAESGLPVARITGEVGRTAGQLRLFASVLREGSWNGARIDPAMPSRAPLPRSDIRQRKVPLGPVAVFGASNFPLAFSVAGGDTASALAAGCPVVVKAHDAHPGTSELVGRAITAAVESTGMPAGTFSLLFGSGRSLGTALVTDPHIKAVGFTGSRSGGTALVAAAAGRPEPIPVYAEMSSINPVFPLPGALATRGADLGTAFAASLTLGSGQFCTNPGLVIGVEGAGLDEFVSAASAALAATEPSPMLTPNIAASYAEGVAAAAQSAVTVGRGSSSDAPNRCRAALFSTDAQTFLESTVLQQEVFGASALVVRCRDAEQVLAVTAALEGQLTATVHADDTDLDVAGRLLETLELKAGRILFGGWPTGVEVGHAMVHGGPSPATSDSRSTSVGSRAIERFLRPVAYQDVPASLLPSAIADGNPDNLWRRVDGELTRD; this comes from the coding sequence ATGACAGCAACGGTCGACAGGATCGGCGCACTGACCGGTCAGATGATCATCGCCGGCGAATTGGTCACCGGAACCGGTGACATCGTCCGAGGAATCGACCCGGCCACCGACGAAACGCTCGAGCCCGGATACGCACACGGCGACACCGACGATGTCCGCACCGCCACGGCCGCGGCGGCGGCGGCGTTCGGCCCGTATCGCGGCACCAGCTCCGCGGCGCGTGCGGACTTCCTCGAGACCATCGCGACCAACATCGAGGGCCTCGGCGAGACCCTGATCAGCCGCGCCTGCGCAGAATCGGGGTTGCCGGTCGCCCGGATCACCGGCGAGGTCGGTCGTACCGCGGGCCAGTTGCGGCTGTTCGCGTCGGTGCTGCGGGAGGGGAGCTGGAACGGCGCGCGGATCGATCCGGCGATGCCGTCCCGTGCCCCGTTGCCGCGCAGCGACATCCGTCAGCGCAAGGTCCCCCTGGGGCCGGTCGCGGTCTTCGGGGCCAGTAACTTCCCGCTCGCGTTCTCGGTGGCCGGCGGCGACACCGCCTCCGCTCTGGCCGCCGGATGTCCGGTCGTGGTCAAGGCGCACGACGCACATCCGGGCACCTCGGAGTTGGTCGGTCGGGCCATCACCGCCGCCGTCGAGTCGACCGGAATGCCCGCCGGCACCTTCTCGCTGCTGTTCGGCTCGGGCCGATCGCTGGGCACCGCCCTGGTCACCGACCCGCACATCAAGGCGGTCGGCTTCACCGGATCGCGATCAGGCGGAACAGCGCTCGTCGCGGCTGCGGCCGGACGCCCCGAGCCCATCCCCGTCTACGCCGAGATGAGCTCGATCAACCCGGTCTTCCCGCTGCCCGGTGCCCTCGCGACGCGCGGTGCAGATCTGGGGACGGCGTTCGCCGCGTCCCTGACCCTGGGCTCCGGCCAGTTCTGCACCAACCCCGGTCTGGTCATCGGCGTCGAGGGCGCGGGACTCGATGAGTTCGTCTCCGCCGCGAGCGCTGCGCTCGCCGCGACCGAGCCTTCCCCCATGCTGACACCGAACATCGCCGCGAGCTACGCCGAGGGTGTCGCCGCGGCCGCCCAGAGCGCGGTGACCGTCGGTCGCGGGTCCTCCTCCGACGCACCAAACCGTTGTCGCGCAGCATTGTTCAGTACCGATGCCCAGACATTCCTCGAGTCGACGGTGCTGCAGCAGGAGGTGTTCGGCGCGTCCGCTCTGGTTGTGCGGTGCCGTGACGCCGAGCAGGTCCTGGCGGTCACCGCTGCGCTGGAAGGCCAGCTGACCGCGACCGTGCACGCCGACGACACCGATCTCGATGTCGCAGGCCGACTTCTCGAGACCCTCGAACTGAAAGCGGGCCGAATCCTTTTCGGCGGTTGGCCGACCGGGGTCGAGGTCGGGCACGCAATGGTGCACGGTGGGCCCTCGCCCGCGACGTCGGACTCGCGGAGCACCTCGGTCGGATCCCGGGCCATCGAACGCTTCCTGCGGCCCGTCGCCTACCAGGACGTGCCCGCGTCCCTGCTGCCGTCCGCGATCGCCGACGGCAACCCCGACAACCTCTGGCGCCGCGTCGACGGCGAACTGACCAGAGACTGA
- a CDS encoding ferredoxin reductase: MAERGATPQVSPLRRGFLKGIKALFSPLEPDDYIELINPLWTTKELRGRVEEVTPEGTDASTVWIKPGYEWPGHDPGQYVRLGLVIDGKFHWRAYSLTSDPEPRDGLISVSPKYVDNGTVSPYLVRAIRPGEIVRLSDVEGTFLLPDPLPEKMLFISAGSGITPIMSMMRALDHRDEMNDIVSIHSIHKREQTMFLRELERFDKAHDGFTLNLRVTGDEGRMKPEDLDQLCPDWRERTTMASGPAELLDDLVEHYKANDIGDQILLERFQPTFGADPGEGDGGTVTMTKSEAEFECEPGVPILQAGEEAGLDLKFGCRIGICHTCTGVLRKGQVRDLRTGDVSSPEGQSIRICVNSAEGAVEVEL, encoded by the coding sequence GTGGCTGAACGCGGCGCAACTCCTCAGGTGTCCCCGCTGCGTCGGGGATTCCTCAAGGGGATCAAGGCGCTCTTCAGCCCGCTCGAGCCCGATGACTACATCGAGCTCATCAACCCGCTGTGGACGACGAAGGAACTTCGCGGACGGGTCGAGGAGGTCACCCCCGAGGGGACCGACGCCTCGACCGTCTGGATCAAGCCCGGTTACGAGTGGCCCGGCCACGATCCCGGCCAGTACGTCCGACTCGGGCTGGTCATCGACGGAAAGTTCCACTGGCGGGCGTACTCGCTCACCTCGGATCCCGAACCGCGTGACGGGTTGATCAGCGTCTCTCCGAAGTACGTCGACAACGGCACGGTGTCGCCGTACCTCGTGCGTGCGATCCGACCGGGTGAGATCGTTCGCCTCAGCGACGTCGAGGGCACGTTCCTGCTGCCCGATCCGCTGCCGGAGAAGATGCTGTTCATCAGCGCGGGCAGCGGCATCACGCCGATCATGAGCATGATGCGGGCACTCGACCACCGCGACGAGATGAACGACATCGTGTCCATCCACTCCATCCACAAGCGCGAACAGACGATGTTCCTGCGCGAGCTGGAGCGGTTCGACAAAGCTCACGACGGTTTCACGTTGAACCTGCGGGTCACCGGCGACGAAGGCCGGATGAAGCCCGAGGATCTGGACCAGCTGTGTCCGGATTGGCGTGAACGCACCACCATGGCGTCCGGCCCCGCCGAATTGCTCGACGATCTCGTCGAGCACTACAAGGCCAACGACATCGGTGACCAGATCTTGCTCGAACGCTTCCAACCCACCTTCGGCGCAGACCCCGGCGAAGGTGATGGCGGCACGGTCACGATGACCAAGAGCGAGGCCGAGTTCGAGTGTGAACCAGGAGTACCCATCCTGCAGGCAGGCGAAGAAGCGGGCCTGGACCTCAAATTCGGGTGCAGGATCGGCATCTGCCACACCTGCACCGGTGTGTTGAGGAAGGGACAGGTCCGCGATCTGCGGACCGGAGACGTGTCCTCTCCGGAGGGCCAGTCCATCCGGATCTGTGTCAACAGCGCCGAAGGCGCCGTGGAAGTTGAGCTCTAG
- a CDS encoding SDR family oxidoreductase, which yields MTRSTPGVALVVGATGISGQTICRQLVADGWDVHGLSRQESLPVDGVTAVQADLLDPDQLTERLRGIAPEAVFLTAWMKQDSEDENIRVNSEILRNVFAALEPQGSVRHVALMTGLKHYLGPFEDYGTAVMAETPFHESEPRLDNKNFYYAQEDELFAAAERMGFTWSVHRAHTIFGFAVGNAMNMALTLSVYATLCKETGRPFVFPGSETQWNGLVDVTDANLLAEQMVWASTAPEGRDEAFNIANGDVFRWRWLWPQVAAHFDIEPVGFDGEPQPLDGRMDTAAAEWREIAQKYDLVEPDVDRLASWWHTDSDLGRDIECLTDMTKSRKAGFLGFRSTPDSFASAVEQYREAKIIP from the coding sequence ATGACACGTAGTACCCCCGGCGTCGCGCTGGTCGTCGGCGCCACCGGCATCTCCGGCCAGACCATCTGTCGTCAGCTCGTCGCCGACGGATGGGACGTCCACGGACTGTCCCGTCAGGAGTCGTTGCCGGTCGACGGCGTGACCGCCGTGCAGGCCGACCTGCTCGATCCCGATCAGCTCACCGAACGGTTGCGCGGGATCGCGCCCGAGGCGGTGTTCCTCACGGCGTGGATGAAGCAGGACAGCGAGGACGAGAACATCCGGGTCAACAGCGAGATCCTGCGCAACGTCTTCGCCGCGCTGGAGCCGCAGGGCTCGGTCCGACACGTCGCGCTGATGACCGGGCTCAAGCACTACCTCGGGCCGTTCGAGGACTACGGCACCGCGGTCATGGCCGAGACCCCGTTCCACGAGTCCGAGCCGCGCCTGGACAACAAGAACTTCTACTACGCACAGGAGGACGAGCTGTTCGCCGCGGCCGAGCGGATGGGCTTCACCTGGAGTGTCCACCGGGCGCACACCATCTTCGGGTTCGCCGTCGGCAACGCGATGAACATGGCGTTGACGCTGTCGGTGTACGCCACCCTCTGCAAGGAGACCGGCCGCCCGTTCGTCTTCCCCGGCTCCGAGACGCAGTGGAACGGCCTGGTCGACGTGACCGATGCGAACCTGCTGGCCGAGCAGATGGTGTGGGCGTCCACCGCCCCCGAGGGCCGCGACGAGGCGTTCAACATCGCCAACGGTGACGTGTTCCGCTGGCGTTGGCTGTGGCCGCAGGTGGCCGCGCACTTCGACATCGAGCCGGTCGGGTTCGACGGCGAGCCCCAGCCGCTCGACGGGCGCATGGACACCGCCGCCGCGGAATGGCGGGAGATCGCACAGAAGTACGACCTCGTCGAGCCCGATGTGGACCGGCTGGCCTCGTGGTGGCACACCGACAGCGACCTCGGCCGCGACATCGAGTGCCTCACGGACATGACCAAGAGTCGCAAGGCCGGCTTCCTCGGCTTCCGGTCGACACCGGACAGTTTCGCGTCCGCGGTCGAGCAGTACCGCGAGGCCAAGATCATCCCCTGA
- a CDS encoding fatty acid desaturase family protein, protein MTTTEQRPTTQNPIAHLDKETIERLGKEFDAIHDEVYSDLGDKDRNYIKSVIAAQRQLAALGRVVLLNSRSKPAWFAGTAALGAAKILENMEIGHNVMHGQWDWMNDPTIHSSVWDWDTASTAESWKHSHNYVHHTYTNIRGKDKDLGYEIMRIDPHQKWNPVYLAQPVYNLLLIAFFEWGVALHDLDLEALRRGEKSPSEVVKDLRGIGGKMRAQVIKDYIGWPGISAGAFALTALATGGRVRQSPTSRLGRQLRKLNSKPANRVAKFADKALPGVEDTFVATFWANFTANIIRNVWSNAIIFCGHFPDQAYTFSQEEAADESRGAWYARQLVGAANIDGSPLFHIASGNLSYQVEHHLYPDMPSSRYSQIAPKVKDICERYDLPYNTGPFLQQWGQVQRTILRLAFPGGRVRPKAGPYHRPQHSGTGLQDSEAARFRGRLPQDHPNAGPEQPGDGVRVDMPDRD, encoded by the coding sequence ATGACGACCACAGAACAACGCCCCACCACCCAGAACCCCATCGCGCACCTCGACAAAGAGACGATCGAGCGATTGGGCAAGGAGTTCGACGCGATCCATGACGAGGTCTACAGCGACCTCGGCGACAAGGATCGCAACTACATCAAGTCCGTGATCGCCGCGCAGCGACAGCTCGCCGCGCTCGGTCGCGTGGTCCTGCTCAACTCGCGATCGAAGCCGGCGTGGTTCGCCGGTACGGCGGCGCTCGGCGCAGCCAAGATCCTCGAGAACATGGAGATCGGCCACAACGTCATGCACGGCCAGTGGGATTGGATGAACGATCCGACCATCCACTCGTCGGTGTGGGACTGGGACACCGCCTCGACCGCCGAGTCGTGGAAGCACTCACACAACTACGTGCACCACACGTACACCAACATCCGCGGCAAGGACAAAGACCTCGGCTACGAGATCATGCGGATCGACCCGCATCAGAAGTGGAACCCGGTCTACCTGGCGCAGCCTGTCTACAACCTGCTCCTGATCGCCTTCTTCGAATGGGGCGTCGCCCTGCACGATCTCGACCTCGAGGCGCTGCGTCGCGGCGAGAAGTCGCCGTCCGAGGTCGTCAAGGACCTGCGCGGCATCGGCGGCAAGATGCGCGCCCAGGTCATCAAGGACTACATCGGCTGGCCCGGTATCAGCGCGGGCGCCTTCGCCCTGACCGCGCTCGCCACCGGCGGTCGGGTGCGACAGAGCCCGACCTCTCGGCTCGGCAGGCAGCTGCGCAAGCTCAACAGCAAGCCGGCCAACCGCGTCGCGAAGTTCGCCGACAAGGCACTGCCGGGTGTCGAGGACACGTTCGTCGCCACCTTCTGGGCGAACTTCACCGCCAACATCATCCGCAACGTCTGGTCGAACGCGATCATCTTCTGCGGACACTTCCCGGACCAGGCGTACACCTTCAGCCAGGAGGAGGCGGCCGACGAGAGTCGTGGCGCCTGGTACGCCCGTCAGCTCGTGGGAGCGGCCAACATCGACGGCAGCCCGCTGTTCCACATCGCCAGCGGCAACCTGAGCTACCAGGTCGAGCACCACCTCTACCCGGACATGCCCAGCTCGCGGTACTCGCAGATCGCTCCGAAGGTCAAGGACATCTGCGAGCGCTACGACCTGCCCTACAACACCGGCCCGTTCTTGCAGCAGTGGGGACAGGTGCAGCGCACCATCCTGCGTCTGGCGTTCCCCGGTGGCCGCGTGCGTCCGAAGGCGGGTCCGTACCACCGCCCGCAGCACTCGGGCACCGGTCTGCAGGACAGCGAGGCCGCACGGTTCCGCGGTCGCCTGCCCCAGGACCACCCCAACGCCGGCCCGGAACAGCCCGGCGACGGTGTCCGGGTGGACATGCCCGACCGCGACTGA
- a CDS encoding glycosyltransferase family 2 protein has protein sequence MKVAVVTVVAGRHDHLTAQIRGLMSSTVEPCEHVVVAMGDDRIAPMLAEIGSSATCIYIAADGRLPLAQARNLGARRAIESGADLLVFLDVDCIPGRNLIARYAAAAWESDNRDCLLCGPVTYLPENTRVGDSRSLDDLTAPHPARPDPPNGRVEPGADFDLFWSLSFAVEPSTWSAIGGFCEDYRGYGGEDTDFAATARQRGIGLRWIGGAHAYHQHHPVSDPPVEHLDDIIDNARVFFDRWGRWPMTGWLDGFEQQGLLRRDPDGIIARSA, from the coding sequence ATGAAGGTCGCCGTCGTCACCGTCGTCGCCGGGCGACACGACCATCTGACCGCCCAGATACGGGGACTGATGTCGTCCACGGTCGAGCCGTGTGAGCACGTCGTCGTCGCGATGGGCGATGATCGGATCGCGCCGATGCTCGCGGAGATCGGGTCGTCGGCCACCTGCATTTACATCGCCGCCGACGGCCGACTCCCGCTGGCGCAGGCACGCAACCTCGGTGCCCGTCGTGCGATCGAGAGCGGTGCGGACCTGCTGGTGTTCCTCGACGTCGACTGCATCCCCGGTCGTAACCTGATCGCCCGCTACGCCGCCGCCGCATGGGAGTCCGACAACCGGGACTGCCTGCTGTGCGGTCCGGTGACCTACCTGCCCGAGAACACCCGTGTCGGCGACAGTCGATCGCTCGACGACCTGACCGCGCCGCACCCGGCACGACCCGATCCGCCGAACGGACGGGTCGAACCCGGCGCCGACTTCGACCTGTTCTGGTCGCTGTCGTTCGCGGTGGAGCCGAGCACGTGGTCGGCCATCGGCGGGTTCTGCGAGGACTATCGCGGCTACGGCGGCGAGGACACCGACTTCGCCGCGACCGCCCGGCAGCGCGGCATCGGGTTGCGATGGATCGGCGGCGCCCACGCCTACCACCAGCACCACCCCGTGTCCGACCCCCCGGTCGAGCACCTCGACGACATCATCGACAACGCCCGGGTGTTCTTCGACCGGTGGGGTCGGTGGCCGATGACCGGATGGCTCGACGGGTTCGAGCAGCAGGGTCTCCTGCGACGGGACCCCGACGGGATCATCGCCCGCTCGGCCTGA
- a CDS encoding glycosyltransferase, which translates to MIGYYVHHHGVGHMTRADSISRALEEPVTVLSSRPRPAEHGSTDWIGLPMDTDPAPPVDPTAGSVVHWAPIGVVGLTDRMAAIAAWIERTSPRLVVVDVSVEVTVFIRLMGVPVVVMAMPGFRGDDVHSLAYRMASHIVAPWSRDVYDPDWLRPFADKTTYTGSISRFDGRDRDVCDEPPTVLVLGAAGGTSLTEEILAGWADPRYSTRAVGFGGAGWVDDVWPLLCSAEVVLTHAGQNAVADVAAAGVPAVIVPQQRPFGEQIATGHALATARIAAVTTTWPTADEWTPILDRASALGRDRWAALQTAGAATRAARAIAAAADASSSVAR; encoded by the coding sequence GTGATCGGCTACTACGTCCATCACCACGGCGTCGGGCACATGACCCGCGCCGACTCGATCTCCCGCGCGCTGGAGGAACCGGTCACGGTGCTGTCCTCGCGTCCCCGCCCCGCCGAGCACGGCAGCACCGACTGGATCGGTCTGCCGATGGACACCGACCCCGCTCCGCCCGTCGATCCCACTGCCGGATCGGTGGTCCACTGGGCGCCGATCGGGGTGGTCGGACTCACCGACCGGATGGCGGCCATCGCGGCCTGGATCGAGCGGACGTCGCCTCGTCTCGTCGTGGTCGACGTCTCCGTCGAGGTCACCGTGTTCATCCGGCTGATGGGCGTGCCGGTCGTCGTCATGGCCATGCCGGGCTTCCGCGGCGACGACGTCCACTCGCTCGCCTACCGGATGGCGTCACACATCGTGGCGCCGTGGTCGCGCGATGTCTACGACCCCGACTGGTTGCGACCGTTCGCCGACAAGACCACGTACACCGGTTCGATCAGTCGTTTCGACGGCCGCGATCGTGACGTGTGCGACGAGCCGCCGACCGTACTGGTTCTCGGCGCGGCGGGCGGTACCTCGCTGACCGAGGAGATCCTGGCCGGCTGGGCCGACCCGCGATACTCCACCCGCGCGGTGGGGTTCGGCGGAGCGGGCTGGGTGGACGACGTCTGGCCGCTGCTGTGCAGCGCCGAGGTGGTCCTGACCCACGCCGGGCAGAACGCCGTCGCCGACGTCGCCGCCGCGGGGGTGCCCGCGGTCATCGTGCCGCAGCAACGGCCCTTCGGCGAACAGATCGCCACCGGTCACGCGCTCGCCACCGCGCGGATCGCCGCCGTGACCACCACCTGGCCGACCGCCGACGAGTGGACCCCGATCCTCGATCGCGCGAGCGCACTCGGCCGCGACAGGTGGGCTGCGCTGCAGACCGCGGGCGCCGCGACACGAGCGGCCCGAGCCATCGCCGCCGCCGCGGACGCATCAAGCAGCGTGGCCCGATGA
- a CDS encoding glycosyltransferase yields the protein MIDRPLRVAILASSSYPIQQPFAGGLEAHVYYLARALQQRGHHVSLFAAQGSSVDLVAELLPVRTLELSPVSVADPSTMPSAVREHHAYLSVMLELAGIRSNSFDIVHNHSLHYLPIAMSATLPVPMVTTLHTPPFAWLESAVAIAPDRANTFAAVSEFVADQWRPVAPEVSVVRNGIPVGDWPAGPGGDHAVWSGRIVPEKGTHHAIEAALIAGVPLRIAGPISNPDYFRSKVEPLLGDTITYVGHLRQKALAELVGGAAVALATPVWTEPYGLVVAEALACGTPVASFRQGGIPEILSPACGVLVDPGDSAALATAIPQAAALSRSAARARAESFCSIEAMIDSYVDLYGTVIRGREAVLERSIA from the coding sequence ATGATCGACCGCCCCTTACGCGTCGCGATCCTGGCGTCCTCGAGCTACCCGATCCAGCAGCCGTTCGCGGGTGGTCTCGAGGCGCACGTCTACTACCTCGCGCGCGCACTGCAACAGCGCGGACACCACGTCAGTCTGTTCGCCGCGCAGGGGTCGTCGGTCGACCTCGTCGCGGAGTTGCTACCGGTGCGAACGCTGGAACTCTCGCCGGTCTCGGTTGCGGATCCGTCGACCATGCCGAGCGCGGTCCGCGAACACCACGCTTACCTCTCGGTGATGCTCGAACTAGCCGGGATCCGGTCGAACTCGTTCGACATCGTCCACAACCACAGCCTGCATTACCTGCCCATCGCCATGTCGGCGACGCTGCCGGTGCCGATGGTGACGACCCTGCACACCCCGCCGTTCGCGTGGCTGGAGTCCGCAGTGGCCATCGCCCCGGACCGGGCGAACACCTTCGCCGCGGTCAGCGAGTTCGTCGCCGATCAGTGGCGTCCCGTGGCGCCCGAGGTGTCGGTGGTGCGCAACGGCATCCCGGTCGGCGACTGGCCGGCCGGGCCCGGTGGCGACCACGCCGTGTGGTCGGGACGGATCGTGCCCGAGAAGGGCACCCACCACGCCATCGAGGCCGCGCTCATCGCGGGTGTCCCGCTGCGCATCGCGGGGCCGATCAGCAACCCCGACTATTTCCGCAGCAAGGTCGAACCCCTGCTCGGCGACACGATCACCTACGTCGGCCATCTGCGGCAGAAGGCACTGGCCGAACTGGTCGGCGGTGCCGCGGTGGCCCTGGCGACCCCGGTGTGGACAGAGCCCTACGGGCTGGTCGTCGCCGAGGCCCTGGCCTGCGGTACCCCGGTGGCGTCGTTCCGACAGGGCGGGATCCCCGAGATCCTCAGCCCGGCGTGCGGCGTCCTGGTCGACCCCGGTGACAGCGCGGCCCTGGCGACCGCGATACCGCAGGCGGCGGCACTGTCGCGGTCGGCGGCACGCGCGCGGGCGGAGAGCTTCTGCTCCATCGAGGCCATGATCGACAGCTATGTGGACCTGTACGGCACCGTGATCCGAGGTCGAGAGGCCGTCCTCGAGCGGTCGATCGCGTGA
- a CDS encoding glycosyltransferase, with translation MITVASVPSAHVYVDHLAPTTTPADQVKRVVRLPDPTPANATMDGQWWPPRLLENDWLLAHINGFDVLHVHFGFDTFAPEDLAAVVRTLNAFDKPLVLTVHDLHNPHFPDNRTHLAQLDVLVPAAHTVITLTRGAADAIAARWGVRAQVIGHPHVVPLTQIGRPRPHSDGYVVGVHAKNLRANLDPLTLMDTLVEAVRAIPDASLRLDIDNDVFDQFSHWYSPTIGAKLCDYATYDEVDIRVHPRFDDAQLWTYMSSIDVSVLPYRYGTHSGWLEACHDLGTAVIAPTCGFYDQQQPCATFDFGSDTFDPSSLIDAVVRTHATSTVPASREQRCADRDAIAAAHAEVYERALGDAR, from the coding sequence ATGATCACAGTCGCTTCCGTCCCGTCCGCACACGTCTACGTCGACCATCTCGCGCCGACAACCACCCCCGCTGATCAGGTCAAACGGGTTGTCCGTCTGCCGGACCCGACGCCGGCGAACGCGACGATGGACGGGCAGTGGTGGCCGCCGCGGCTGCTGGAGAACGACTGGCTGCTCGCGCACATCAACGGATTCGACGTGCTGCACGTACATTTCGGTTTCGACACCTTCGCCCCCGAGGACCTCGCGGCGGTCGTCCGTACGCTCAACGCGTTCGACAAGCCGCTCGTGCTGACCGTGCACGACCTGCACAATCCCCATTTCCCGGACAATCGCACGCACCTCGCGCAGCTCGACGTGCTGGTGCCCGCGGCGCACACGGTGATCACCCTGACCCGGGGTGCGGCCGACGCCATCGCAGCGCGGTGGGGCGTTCGTGCGCAGGTCATCGGCCATCCGCACGTGGTGCCGTTGACGCAGATCGGGCGACCCCGCCCGCACTCCGACGGCTACGTCGTCGGCGTGCACGCGAAGAACCTGCGGGCGAACCTCGACCCCCTGACCCTGATGGACACCCTGGTCGAGGCGGTGCGTGCCATCCCCGACGCGTCCCTGCGGCTCGACATCGACAACGACGTGTTCGACCAGTTCAGTCACTGGTACTCGCCGACGATCGGCGCGAAACTATGCGACTACGCGACCTACGACGAGGTCGACATCCGCGTGCACCCGCGCTTCGACGACGCGCAGCTGTGGACCTACATGTCCTCCATCGACGTGTCGGTACTTCCGTACCGCTACGGCACCCACTCGGGATGGCTGGAGGCGTGCCACGATCTCGGAACCGCGGTCATCGCCCCGACCTGTGGGTTCTACGATCAGCAACAACCCTGTGCGACTTTTGATTTCGGTTCCGACACCTTCGATCCGTCATCGTTGATCGACGCCGTCGTCCGTACCCACGCCACCTCGACCGTCCCGGCGTCCCGGGAGCAGCGTTGCGCCGACCGTGACGCGATCGCCGCCGCGCACGCCGAGGTCTACGAGCGCGCCCTGGGTGATGCCCGATGA
- a CDS encoding 5-dehydro-4-deoxyglucarate dehydratase, whose protein sequence is MLDGVLFFPVTPFTATGEVDYDRLAQHVERGVAAGPGGVFIACGTGEFHALGLGEYGRIVARAVEVVAGRVPVFAGAGGSLVQAKEFAASAASNGADGILLLPPYLVSMPQAGLVEYTRTVAAVTDLPLIVYNRSNAIFDEASAVEVAQLPAVIGFKDGTGDLDNVARIVVAVKNALAPSGKNFLFFNGLPTAEITQQAYRAIGVTLYSSATFAFAPEIALAFYSSLEREDTELTDALLREFFHPLVRLRNLVPGYAVSLVKYGVTMEGLDAGPVRAPLVELAPAHQRELADITAAGRSVLAGSMAADSLADRAAV, encoded by the coding sequence ATGCTCGACGGAGTCCTGTTCTTCCCGGTGACCCCTTTCACCGCCACCGGCGAGGTCGACTACGACCGCCTCGCGCAGCACGTCGAGCGCGGCGTGGCCGCCGGCCCCGGAGGCGTGTTCATCGCCTGCGGCACCGGTGAGTTCCACGCGCTGGGCCTGGGCGAGTACGGCCGCATCGTCGCGCGCGCCGTCGAGGTCGTCGCCGGTCGCGTCCCGGTCTTCGCCGGTGCCGGCGGATCCCTCGTCCAAGCCAAGGAGTTCGCCGCCAGCGCCGCGAGCAACGGCGCCGACGGCATCCTGCTGCTGCCGCCGTACCTCGTATCGATGCCGCAGGCCGGGCTGGTCGAGTACACCCGCACGGTCGCGGCGGTCACCGATCTACCGCTCATCGTCTACAACCGCAGCAATGCGATCTTCGACGAGGCCTCGGCGGTCGAGGTGGCGCAGCTGCCCGCCGTGATCGGGTTCAAGGACGGCACCGGCGATCTCGACAACGTGGCGCGCATCGTCGTCGCCGTGAAGAACGCTCTCGCACCGAGCGGCAAGAACTTCCTGTTCTTCAACGGTCTGCCGACCGCCGAGATCACCCAGCAGGCCTACCGTGCGATCGGGGTCACGCTGTACTCGTCGGCGACCTTCGCGTTCGCGCCGGAGATCGCCCTGGCCTTCTACTCATCGCTCGAGCGCGAGGACACCGAGCTGACCGACGCGCTCCTGCGGGAGTTCTTCCACCCGCTGGTCCGTCTGCGCAACCTCGTCCCGGGATACGCCGTCTCGCTGGTCAAGTACGGCGTCACGATGGAAGGGCTCGACGCCGGACCGGTGCGCGCGCCACTCGTCGAACTCGCACCCGCGCACCAGCGGGAGCTCGCGGACATCACCGCCGCCGGCCGATCGGTGCTCGCCGGGTCGATGGCGGCCGACTCGCTGGCCGATCGGGCCGCCGTCTGA